The Paraburkholderia sabiae genome includes a region encoding these proteins:
- a CDS encoding DUF6691 family protein: protein MVILVALLSGLLFGVGLMVSGMANPAKVLGFLDLAGRWDPSLAFVMVGAIAIGSIAFLLARRRAKSLLGLPMQLPASTAVTARLVLGSAAFGVGWGIAGFCPGPALVALGAGSLKAWVFVAAMLGGMAAFELLERLQQTRQRA, encoded by the coding sequence ATGGTCATCCTGGTTGCGTTGCTGTCCGGGCTGCTGTTCGGCGTCGGCCTGATGGTGTCGGGCATGGCGAATCCGGCGAAAGTGCTCGGTTTTCTCGATCTCGCCGGCCGCTGGGATCCGTCGCTCGCGTTCGTGATGGTGGGAGCCATTGCCATCGGCTCAATCGCGTTTCTGCTCGCGCGCCGCCGCGCGAAGTCGCTGCTCGGCCTGCCGATGCAGCTACCCGCCAGCACCGCCGTGACCGCGCGGCTCGTGCTGGGCAGCGCCGCGTTCGGCGTCGGCTGGGGCATCGCGGGTTTTTGTCCGGGCCCGGCGCTCGTCGCACTCGGCGCGGGGTCGCTGAAGGCGTGGGTTTTCGTCGCGGCGATGCTCGGCGGCATGGCGGCATTCGAGTTGCTCGAACGATTGCAACAAACGCGGCAGCGGGCATAA
- a CDS encoding YeeE/YedE family protein — MSIDMGNFTPLFSLVGGVVIGVAAAVLILFNGRIAGISGILGGILGASRDEAGWRAAFIVGLIAAPVLASMLGKPVMPDIQAGWGELIVAGFLVGIGTRYASGCTSGHGVCGISRGSVRSLVATATFMAAGFVTVFVLRHITGGWGG; from the coding sequence GTGTCGATCGATATGGGGAACTTCACCCCACTGTTTTCTCTTGTGGGCGGCGTGGTCATCGGCGTGGCCGCTGCCGTTCTGATTCTCTTCAACGGACGCATTGCCGGGATCAGCGGCATCCTGGGCGGCATCCTTGGTGCGTCGCGCGATGAAGCCGGCTGGCGAGCGGCCTTCATCGTGGGACTGATCGCCGCACCCGTTCTCGCGAGCATGCTCGGCAAACCCGTTATGCCCGACATCCAGGCAGGTTGGGGCGAACTCATCGTCGCGGGCTTTCTGGTCGGCATCGGCACGCGCTACGCGAGCGGCTGCACGAGCGGTCACGGCGTGTGCGGCATTTCGCGCGGGTCGGTTCGCTCGCTGGTCGCGACGGCGACCTTCATGGCGGCGGGCTTCGTGACCGTGTTCGTGCTTAGGCACATAACGGGCGGCTGGGGAGGCTGA
- a CDS encoding AMP-binding protein — translation MQRPTGERHWIASYGSIPTEIDADRYPSITAMLEDSMRRFATRPAFRAFGQTLTYGDIDRLSSAFAAYLQKVAGVSKGDRVAVMLPNLLAFPIAFIAIAKIGGVQVNVNPLYTARELEHQLNDAGVETIVVFDGSTRTLADVIGSTKIRTVITAGAGDGSGAVIPGPSPDASLRNAITLPQALAQGEGLEADRVDVDASDLLFLQYTGGTTGLSKGAVLSHRNLVANIAQFQAFMPDSLRPGEEVVVTAIPLYHIFALTVNFLTYFSVGAENWLVANPRDLDPFIDVLKAARPTVFVGVNTLYACLSAHPRLAEVDWSRLRLSAGGGAAVIDVVSQRWKAVTGSFIREGYGLSETSPVVSFNPQFIDGFTGTIGLPVPSTDVKLLDDDREAAIGEPGEICVKGPQVMRGYWQQPEANARAFTADGYFRTGDVGVFDAKGFLKIVDRKKDMVIVSGFNVYPNEVEAVATAFPGVAECACVGVPDDRTGEALKLFVVTAAGADVASEALIAHCRASMAAYKVPKLIRFVDALPKSTVGKILRRELRGVD, via the coding sequence GTGCAGCGCCCGACAGGCGAGCGCCACTGGATCGCTTCCTACGGCTCGATCCCCACGGAGATCGACGCCGACCGCTATCCGTCCATCACCGCGATGCTCGAAGACTCGATGCGCCGGTTCGCCACGAGGCCCGCTTTTCGTGCGTTCGGCCAGACGCTGACGTACGGTGACATCGACCGTTTGTCGTCGGCATTCGCTGCGTATCTGCAGAAGGTCGCGGGCGTCAGCAAGGGCGATCGTGTCGCCGTGATGCTGCCTAACCTGCTTGCCTTTCCGATTGCGTTCATTGCGATTGCGAAGATTGGCGGCGTGCAGGTCAACGTCAATCCGCTCTATACGGCGCGCGAACTGGAGCATCAACTCAACGACGCGGGCGTCGAAACGATCGTCGTCTTCGACGGCTCGACCCGCACGCTGGCCGACGTGATCGGCAGCACGAAGATCAGGACGGTCATCACGGCAGGCGCGGGCGACGGCAGCGGCGCCGTCATTCCCGGCCCATCGCCGGACGCTTCGCTGCGCAATGCGATCACGTTGCCTCAAGCGCTCGCGCAGGGCGAAGGGCTCGAAGCGGATCGCGTCGATGTCGACGCCAGCGATCTGCTGTTTCTGCAATACACAGGCGGCACGACGGGCTTGTCGAAGGGCGCCGTGCTGTCGCATCGCAATCTCGTCGCGAACATCGCGCAGTTCCAGGCCTTCATGCCCGATTCGCTGCGTCCCGGCGAAGAAGTCGTCGTCACGGCGATTCCGCTGTATCACATCTTCGCGCTGACGGTGAATTTCCTCACGTACTTCTCAGTCGGCGCGGAGAACTGGCTCGTCGCGAATCCGCGCGACCTGGATCCGTTCATCGACGTGCTCAAGGCGGCACGTCCGACCGTCTTCGTCGGCGTCAACACGCTGTATGCGTGTCTGTCGGCGCATCCGCGTCTCGCGGAAGTGGACTGGTCGCGGCTCAGACTGTCGGCGGGCGGCGGGGCGGCTGTGATCGATGTCGTGTCGCAGCGCTGGAAGGCCGTGACGGGCAGCTTCATCCGCGAAGGCTACGGGCTGTCGGAGACCTCGCCCGTCGTGTCGTTCAACCCGCAGTTCATCGACGGTTTCACGGGCACGATCGGCCTTCCCGTGCCGTCCACCGACGTCAAACTGCTCGACGACGACCGCGAAGCCGCCATCGGCGAGCCAGGAGAAATCTGCGTCAAGGGTCCGCAGGTGATGCGCGGCTACTGGCAGCAGCCCGAGGCGAACGCGCGCGCGTTCACGGCGGACGGCTACTTCCGTACGGGCGACGTGGGCGTATTCGACGCAAAGGGCTTCCTGAAGATCGTCGATCGCAAGAAGGACATGGTGATCGTCTCCGGCTTCAATGTTTACCCGAACGAAGTGGAAGCGGTGGCGACGGCGTTTCCGGGCGTCGCCGAATGTGCGTGCGTCGGCGTGCCGGACGACAGGACGGGCGAGGCGCTGAAGCTGTTCGTCGTGACCGCGGCGGGCGCCGACGTCGCGAGCGAGGCGCTGATCGCCCATTGCCGCGCCAGCATGGCCGCGTACAAGGTGCCGAAGCTCATCCGTTTCGTCGATGCGTTGCCCAAGTCGACGGTCGGCAAGATTCTTCGGCGGGAACTGCGCGGCGTCGATTGA
- a CDS encoding AraC family transcriptional regulator codes for MQQRALATATHHQAERLTQASSAIAWREKRFAPSKLAALLDVTSQAGLDANAVLADTELDAEAVANPFTLTSSLQFLTAARNAVRMYGKPDLGARVGRSLHASSYGMYGYALLCSETMTQTFDTAVKYHQLANGMLDIRWAQHDDAASWFFPNRDEVRVPDVDEPLYEFLIDLQFAVHVTVIKDVMGAWCVPARALFTRAQPPHAALLSDVLECPLVFEQPQNLLSYPAVWLSRAPQLANPITAAQVSTQCARLLEQFRWQAGVTRRVYQELTRVPGKFPDIEQIAESLCMTSRTLRRKLEAEGASYSELLTGVRKALAVDYLGTTALSIDDIALTLGFSDAVSFRHAFKRWTGKTPNEVRRDGGMALP; via the coding sequence ATGCAGCAGCGCGCGCTCGCGACGGCGACACATCATCAAGCAGAGCGCCTGACGCAAGCGTCGTCGGCCATCGCATGGCGCGAGAAGCGCTTTGCGCCGTCGAAGCTCGCCGCACTGCTCGACGTGACCTCGCAAGCGGGTCTCGATGCAAACGCCGTGCTTGCAGACACGGAACTCGATGCCGAAGCCGTCGCGAATCCGTTCACGCTCACGTCGTCGCTGCAATTTCTGACGGCCGCCCGCAATGCCGTGCGGATGTACGGCAAGCCCGACCTTGGCGCGCGCGTCGGACGAAGCCTGCATGCGTCGAGTTACGGCATGTATGGCTACGCGTTGCTGTGCTCGGAGACGATGACGCAGACATTCGATACCGCCGTCAAATATCATCAACTTGCCAACGGGATGCTCGACATCCGCTGGGCCCAACACGACGACGCGGCGTCGTGGTTTTTCCCGAACCGCGACGAAGTGCGCGTGCCTGACGTCGACGAGCCGCTGTACGAATTCCTGATCGACTTGCAGTTTGCTGTGCACGTGACCGTCATCAAGGACGTGATGGGCGCGTGGTGCGTGCCGGCGCGCGCGCTGTTCACGCGGGCGCAGCCGCCGCATGCGGCGCTGCTGTCGGACGTGCTGGAATGTCCGCTCGTCTTCGAGCAGCCGCAGAACCTGTTGAGCTACCCCGCCGTGTGGCTGTCGCGCGCGCCGCAACTCGCGAATCCGATCACGGCTGCGCAGGTGTCGACGCAATGTGCGCGGCTGCTCGAACAGTTTCGCTGGCAGGCGGGCGTCACGCGGCGCGTTTATCAGGAACTCACGCGCGTGCCGGGCAAATTCCCCGATATCGAACAGATCGCCGAGAGCCTGTGCATGACGTCGCGCACGCTGCGCCGCAAGCTCGAAGCGGAAGGCGCGTCGTATAGCGAGCTGCTCACGGGCGTGCGCAAGGCGCTCGCCGTCGACTATCTGGGCACGACCGCGCTTAGCATCGACGATATCGCGCTGACGCTGGGTTTCAGCGACGCCGTGAGTTTCCGTCACGCGTTCAAACGCTGGACAGGCAAGACGCCGAACGAGGTGCGGCGCGATGGCGGCATGGCGCTTCCATAA
- a CDS encoding histone deacetylase family protein produces MPPTLVYTHAACLNHQPGPHHPESPERLHTVLKALRVPEFASLEWRDAPMGTIEQVQLIHSEGYIDDVAEIAPSHGYMPLDGGDTVMSPGSWEAVMRCVGAACAGVDAVLNREARNVFCATRPCGHHAEPSKAMGFCIFNQAAIAAAYAYEVQKLERVAVVDFDVHHGNGTQAAFYDRPELFYASSHQSPLYPGTGKAAETGVSHNILNVPLPPGCDSQLFRSRIGLDMLPAIREFNPELIIISAGFDAHRLDPLAALRLDDDDFHWITRELVSIADETCEGRVVSILEGGYSMEGLSGGTRAHVRALMGM; encoded by the coding sequence ATGCCGCCCACACTCGTCTACACGCACGCCGCCTGCCTGAATCATCAGCCGGGACCGCATCATCCCGAGTCGCCGGAGCGGCTTCATACCGTGCTCAAAGCGTTGCGCGTGCCCGAATTCGCCTCGCTCGAATGGCGCGATGCGCCGATGGGCACGATCGAACAGGTGCAGCTGATTCACAGCGAAGGCTATATCGACGACGTCGCCGAGATCGCGCCGTCGCACGGCTACATGCCGCTCGACGGCGGCGATACCGTGATGTCGCCGGGTTCGTGGGAAGCCGTGATGCGTTGCGTCGGCGCGGCATGCGCTGGGGTCGATGCCGTACTCAACCGCGAAGCGCGCAATGTGTTCTGCGCGACGCGTCCCTGCGGGCATCATGCCGAGCCGTCGAAGGCGATGGGCTTCTGCATCTTCAATCAGGCCGCCATTGCGGCGGCGTATGCATATGAAGTGCAGAAACTCGAACGCGTGGCCGTCGTCGATTTCGACGTGCATCACGGCAACGGCACGCAGGCCGCGTTCTACGACCGGCCCGAACTCTTCTATGCGTCGAGCCATCAATCGCCGCTGTATCCCGGCACGGGCAAAGCCGCCGAAACGGGCGTGAGCCACAACATTCTCAACGTGCCGCTGCCGCCGGGTTGCGATTCGCAATTGTTCCGCTCGCGTATCGGGCTCGACATGCTGCCCGCCATACGCGAATTCAATCCCGAGCTGATCATCATTTCAGCGGGCTTCGATGCGCATCGGCTCGATCCGCTCGCCGCGCTGCGACTCGACGATGACGACTTTCACTGGATCACGCGCGAGCTGGTGAGCATCGCCGACGAGACATGCGAAGGCCGCGTGGTGTCGATACTCGAAGGCGGGTACAGCATGGAGGGTTTGTCGGGCGGCACGCGCGCGCATGTGCGTGCATTGATGGGGATGTGA
- a CDS encoding 2-oxoglutarate dehydrogenase: MSPISRLLRIVSVVVILGAVIGSAQAATQAVAPVTLPKGNHGVDGPFFPSKRVAAVVPSTGTQLQQQAQQRIDARMGGNSVLSNGASITKSQAQSSGLGFIAQHFDQIDTARSGRVSLNDVKQYLQKQQAQ; encoded by the coding sequence ATGTCTCCAATCTCCAGGTTATTGCGCATCGTTTCCGTCGTCGTGATTCTCGGTGCCGTGATTGGCAGCGCACAGGCCGCGACCCAGGCTGTCGCGCCCGTGACGTTGCCGAAGGGCAATCATGGCGTCGATGGTCCGTTTTTTCCCAGCAAGCGCGTGGCTGCCGTCGTGCCGTCGACGGGCACGCAATTGCAGCAGCAGGCGCAGCAGCGTATCGATGCGCGCATGGGCGGCAATTCGGTGTTGAGCAACGGCGCGTCGATTACGAAGTCGCAGGCGCAGAGCAGCGGGCTTGGCTTTATCGCGCAGCACTTCGATCAGATCGATACCGCGCGTTCGGGCAGAGTGTCGCTGAATGACGTGAAGCAGTATTTGCAGAAGCAACAGGCGCAGTAA
- a CDS encoding S10 family serine carboxypeptidase-like protein produces the protein MKPVRSTSGSRTRLGRLAAPGAMMIALLVLVGCGGGDGNPSSSASALSQASPQALAQQQAQPQAANAPYTDPVAYSPHANDGLAASQVAEKAAVMHYKWKSGKTSVNYTTTTGHLTAADANGKPEATMSYVAYTAPSTNGKPRPLTFVYNGGPGSSSIWLRLGSFAPTRVATPDPLLTNWPNYPLVDNAESLIDTTDMVFIDPPGTGLSEAVLPHMNKDFWGCDTDVDIMRDFIIRYLAANNRSNSPLYLYGESYGTPRTDMLALALETAGVPLTGIVLQSSILNYFADSIEATAIFGTKDGLVLDTDTLAGYYPGFAEVAAYFHQVSPPILDQGLFALQSEIFATGQYNHFQQYAETWTLSQFGLPGYFDPPVYPSTRTLQSWEWPSSLTLHALQAYFDPNSFGLALVPGSTIGRYDGRVVLPNSDPRLQTDGDPSDILISQPFTTALATQMPDYLGYTAPNATYQPLNDEIINVWDFSHNGEALPDTLPDLLGAIQLNPKLKVLAENGYHDLATPFFTTEKQLARLQTVPRLHPDLQVNFFQGGHMIYLDDVARPKMKSDLVDYYRGQPIPLALSLWTLPAPWRDEAPAGTPTATAQAGATQ, from the coding sequence ATGAAACCAGTCCGTAGCACGAGCGGCAGTCGCACGCGTCTGGGGCGGCTCGCCGCGCCCGGCGCGATGATGATCGCGTTGCTGGTTCTCGTCGGCTGTGGCGGCGGCGATGGCAATCCTTCGTCGTCGGCGAGCGCGTTGAGTCAGGCGTCGCCACAAGCGCTCGCGCAGCAGCAGGCGCAACCGCAGGCAGCCAACGCACCCTATACCGACCCGGTGGCGTATTCGCCGCATGCGAACGATGGCCTTGCCGCATCGCAGGTCGCGGAGAAAGCGGCTGTGATGCACTACAAGTGGAAGTCGGGCAAGACGAGCGTCAATTACACGACGACGACAGGCCATCTGACAGCCGCGGACGCCAACGGCAAGCCGGAAGCGACGATGTCCTATGTGGCGTACACGGCGCCCAGCACCAACGGCAAGCCGCGACCGCTGACCTTCGTCTATAACGGCGGTCCCGGTTCATCGTCGATCTGGCTGCGGCTCGGTTCGTTCGCGCCGACGCGTGTCGCGACGCCCGATCCGCTGCTGACCAACTGGCCGAACTATCCGCTCGTCGACAACGCGGAGAGCCTGATCGATACCACCGACATGGTGTTCATCGATCCCCCCGGCACGGGTCTTTCGGAAGCGGTGCTGCCGCATATGAACAAGGACTTCTGGGGCTGCGATACCGACGTCGACATCATGCGCGATTTCATCATCCGCTATCTGGCCGCGAACAATCGCAGCAATTCGCCGCTCTATCTGTACGGCGAATCGTATGGCACGCCGCGCACCGACATGCTTGCGCTCGCGCTCGAAACGGCGGGCGTGCCGTTGACGGGCATCGTGCTGCAATCGTCGATTCTCAACTACTTCGCGGATTCGATCGAAGCGACGGCGATCTTCGGCACCAAGGATGGTCTGGTGCTCGACACCGATACGCTCGCGGGCTACTACCCTGGCTTTGCGGAAGTCGCGGCGTATTTCCATCAGGTATCGCCGCCGATACTCGATCAGGGGCTGTTCGCGCTGCAATCGGAAATCTTCGCGACGGGCCAGTACAACCACTTCCAGCAATACGCGGAGACGTGGACGCTGAGCCAGTTCGGATTGCCGGGTTACTTCGATCCGCCCGTGTATCCGTCGACGCGCACGCTGCAATCGTGGGAGTGGCCGTCGAGTCTGACGCTGCATGCGCTGCAGGCGTATTTCGATCCGAACTCGTTCGGCCTCGCGCTGGTTCCGGGCTCGACCATCGGCCGCTATGACGGACGCGTGGTGCTGCCCAATTCGGACCCGCGTCTGCAGACGGACGGCGATCCGTCGGACATCCTGATCTCGCAACCGTTCACGACGGCGCTCGCAACGCAGATGCCGGACTATCTCGGCTACACGGCGCCGAACGCGACCTATCAGCCGTTGAACGACGAGATCATCAACGTGTGGGACTTCTCGCACAATGGCGAAGCGCTGCCCGACACGTTGCCTGATCTGCTTGGCGCGATCCAGCTCAATCCGAAGCTCAAGGTGCTCGCGGAGAACGGCTATCACGATCTCGCTACGCCGTTCTTCACGACGGAAAAGCAATTGGCGCGTCTGCAAACGGTGCCGCGTCTGCATCCGGACCTGCAGGTCAACTTCTTCCAGGGCGGACACATGATCTATCTGGATGACGTGGCGCGTCCGAAGATGAAGAGCGATCTCGTCGACTACTATCGCGGCCAGCCGATTCCGCTCGCGCTGTCGCTGTGGACGCTGCCTGCGCCATGGCGCGACGAGGCTCCCGCCGGCACGCCGACGGCGACCGCGCAGGCTGGCGCCACGCAATGA